In a single window of the Fibrobacterota bacterium genome:
- a CDS encoding UbiA family prenyltransferase has protein sequence MKRAFFSLVRIPTVFSSMSNAYAGWWIGGGRGLEWPLWAGVASAALFIMAGMALNDVADKDVDARERPNRPIPSGAISLRAAWTLSLGMMALGLAILAVAHPLSALFGLALCAAIFAYNFWLKGGPFGPAAMGLCRALNLFTGMSLAWSAFPAVWPGSVVLSLISLWAYIALVTYLARDEVGGNSRRRATLFLGGQGSWFAAWAAAGILWYRAERPLALAWLALAILLRDPLRDLAKDPSPKHTGKAVGMLLRCVPLVDVVALFANQVPWQYAAAGALWILPAYAVGKWFYST, from the coding sequence ATGAAGCGCGCCTTCTTTTCCCTCGTACGCATCCCCACCGTTTTCTCATCCATGTCCAACGCCTATGCCGGATGGTGGATCGGCGGCGGGCGCGGACTGGAATGGCCCTTGTGGGCGGGCGTGGCATCCGCGGCCTTGTTCATCATGGCGGGCATGGCCCTCAACGACGTGGCCGATAAGGACGTCGATGCGCGCGAGCGGCCCAATCGCCCCATCCCTTCGGGGGCCATCTCCCTACGCGCAGCCTGGACGTTAAGCTTGGGGATGATGGCCTTGGGACTGGCCATCCTGGCGGTGGCCCATCCTCTCTCCGCCCTGTTCGGGCTTGCCCTATGCGCGGCTATCTTCGCCTATAACTTCTGGCTCAAAGGCGGGCCCTTTGGGCCCGCCGCCATGGGCCTGTGCCGGGCCCTCAACCTTTTCACCGGCATGTCCCTGGCATGGAGCGCCTTCCCCGCGGTCTGGCCGGGTTCCGTAGTCTTAAGCCTCATCTCCTTATGGGCCTATATCGCCCTGGTCACCTACCTGGCGCGCGATGAGGTCGGCGGGAATTCGCGCCGCCGCGCGACCTTGTTCCTGGGCGGACAGGGATCGTGGTTCGCCGCTTGGGCCGCGGCCGGGATCCTATGGTACCGCGCCGAACGGCCGCTGGCCCTTGCCTGGCTGGCCTTGGCGATCTTGCTGCGCGATCCCCTCCGCGATCTTGCGAAAGATCCCTCGCCCAAGCATACGGGCAAGGCGGTGGGCATGCTGCTCCGTTGCGTGCCCCTCGTAGACGTGGTCGCTTTGTTCGCCAACCAGGTTCCCTGGCAATACGCAGCCGCGGGCGCCTTGTGGATCCTGCCCGCCTACGCGGTAGGGAAATGGTTCTATAGCACTTAA
- a CDS encoding GNAT family N-acetyltransferase, which produces MGIDFPGGCIRPWLPSDVSALARLADNRAIWRNLRDAFPHPYAKKDARAWIRAVTRQLPCQHFAIVAEGGALAGGIGIIPGSDVHVGTAEIGYWLGEPFWGRGIMTAALAAFTGYAFREFRLRRLSAYVLEWNGASMRVLEKCGYVAEGSLRKSALKDGVVADEILYARVL; this is translated from the coding sequence ATGGGCATCGACTTCCCGGGAGGGTGCATCCGCCCTTGGCTCCCCTCCGACGTCAGCGCCTTGGCGCGCCTGGCGGATAACCGGGCGATTTGGCGGAACCTGCGCGACGCCTTCCCGCACCCTTACGCGAAAAAGGACGCCCGCGCTTGGATCCGGGCCGTAACGCGGCAGCTACCCTGCCAGCACTTCGCCATCGTGGCGGAGGGCGGCGCGCTGGCCGGAGGGATCGGGATCATCCCCGGGTCCGACGTGCATGTGGGCACGGCGGAAATCGGCTATTGGCTGGGAGAACCCTTTTGGGGGCGCGGGATCATGACCGCGGCCCTGGCCGCCTTCACCGGATACGCCTTCCGGGAATTCCGTCTGCGCCGCTTATCCGCCTATGTCCTGGAATGGAATGGGGCTTCGATGCGGGTGTTGGAAAAGTGCGGCTACGTGGCGGAAGGAAGTTTGCGGAAAAGCGCTTTGAAGGACGGCGTGGTGGCGGATGAAATCCTGTATGCCCGGGTGCTTTAA